In the Pseudoalteromonas undina genome, one interval contains:
- a CDS encoding DNA ligase, with translation MIKATLFTFLTLISTGLLAQLPPVQLANVYDETKHEDIRQYLVSEKYDGVRAIWTGKQFVTRQGNSINPPDWFTAPLPDIWLDGELWTKRGQFSVLSGIVRTKIPNDLQWQTVTYQVFDMPDTSMPFHRRYQNYLSLITKLNSPHIKAVKQYQFSDNQQLSNYFNQVTKQGGEGVMLHLAEAKHTTGRSSALLKLKPYLDAEALVIEHLPGKGKYAGMLGALKVQTKQGLTFSIGTGFSDKERKYPPAIGATITYRYHGYTKNGLPRFASFLRERPEK, from the coding sequence ATGATTAAAGCAACGCTGTTTACTTTTTTAACCCTCATTAGTACGGGCTTATTGGCGCAATTGCCTCCAGTGCAACTTGCTAATGTTTACGATGAAACTAAGCATGAGGATATTCGTCAATATTTGGTGAGTGAAAAGTATGACGGAGTAAGAGCAATCTGGACGGGAAAGCAGTTTGTAACCCGTCAAGGCAACTCCATAAACCCGCCTGATTGGTTTACAGCCCCTTTGCCAGATATTTGGTTAGATGGTGAGTTATGGACCAAACGAGGTCAATTTTCTGTACTCAGTGGTATTGTCAGAACAAAAATACCCAACGATTTGCAATGGCAAACCGTTACTTATCAGGTGTTTGATATGCCAGATACAAGCATGCCTTTTCACCGTCGTTATCAAAATTACTTGTCACTTATTACTAAGCTAAATAGTCCCCATATTAAAGCGGTTAAGCAATATCAATTTAGCGACAATCAGCAACTCAGTAATTATTTTAATCAGGTTACTAAACAAGGCGGCGAGGGCGTTATGCTTCATTTAGCAGAGGCTAAGCATACAACTGGTCGCTCTAGTGCATTGTTAAAACTCAAGCCTTATTTAGATGCCGAAGCGTTAGTGATTGAACATTTACCGGGTAAAGGTAAATACGCAGGAATGCTTGGTGCATTGAAAGTACAGACAAAACAAGGGCTGACATTTTCTATTGGTACGGGTTTTAGCGATAAAGAGCGAAAGTATCCGCCAGCTATAGGCGCAACAATTACTTATCGATACCACGGGTACACTAAAAATGGCTTGCCGCGTTTTGCCAGCTTCTTACGGGAAAGACCCGAAAAATAA
- a CDS encoding HAD family hydrolase produces the protein MSIEAVLFDMDGTLVDSESVHYNCWSQLLAPFGVCYKEDDFCRRFSGRPTIDTAKEIKQAHNLSVNSRYLADEKYRLFSEYVKTNLPPLMPYAENVLLAVKEQGLKMALVTGSARHEAEPILKGLGFYNLFDTVVTKDDVINPKPAGDPYLLALKNMQVAAQNAIAVEDTFTGVTAANNAALAVIAIANKHTQEHDLSKATQQMQSLEEFWHWLQSQL, from the coding sequence ATGTCAATTGAAGCGGTATTATTTGATATGGATGGCACTTTGGTTGACTCTGAAAGTGTGCACTATAACTGTTGGAGCCAATTACTTGCGCCTTTTGGTGTGTGTTATAAAGAAGATGATTTTTGTCGGCGCTTTTCGGGACGTCCTACTATTGACACTGCAAAGGAAATAAAACAAGCTCATAATTTGTCGGTAAATAGCCGCTATTTAGCGGATGAAAAATATCGCTTATTTAGTGAGTACGTTAAAACCAATTTACCGCCTTTAATGCCTTATGCTGAAAATGTTCTGTTAGCGGTTAAAGAGCAAGGTTTAAAAATGGCGTTAGTAACAGGCAGCGCAAGGCATGAAGCTGAGCCAATACTAAAAGGATTAGGGTTTTATAATTTATTCGATACCGTGGTAACTAAAGATGATGTAATTAATCCAAAGCCTGCCGGTGATCCCTACTTATTAGCACTTAAAAATATGCAGGTTGCTGCACAAAATGCGATTGCCGTTGAAGATACTTTCACCGGTGTAACCGCAGCGAATAATGCTGCTTTAGCTGTGATAGCTATCGCTAATAAACATACACAGGAGCACGACCTTAGTAAAGCAACACAGCAAATGCAAAGCCTTGAAGAATTTTGGCACTGGCTTCAATCTCAACTATAG
- a CDS encoding TonB-dependent receptor, with translation MKAMKRSTLATLINATLFSAVAGTSISAVAAEQETTAKKNQLEVIQVTARKRVENAQEVPVAVSALQGDSLDAYSSAGMDIRFMNAKIPSLSIESSFGRSFPRFYVRGLGNTDFDLNASQPVSLVVDEIVQENAILKGFPVFDVARVEVLRGPQGTLFGRNTPAGLVKFDTVKPSQEFEGYGSVSYGSRGAVDFEGAVGGSLTDRLSTRVSVLWQDKDDYIDIRAPGFEQKDALGGYTEQAARIQFLYEGDDFTGLFNYHVRDLDGSPIAFRANTIKPGTNDLVDGFENDVVYHDAASRATQQVESQGASLKLEWDLANHTVTSISGWESAEIYSRADIDGGYGGFSINDVPVAMGPGFIPFSSESADGIPDQDQYTQELRLSSNFAGDVNYQVGVFYFDEALTIENFSYDTANNGVLNGFVSQQQDTKAWAVFGSVDYTITDDLKVTAGLRYSDDEKEFSANRTLSPVGGAATYIEKNVSDDHVSWDLSANYKINDDVNWYGRIANSFRAPSLQGRILFGDEVTVADSETVTSYETGIKSDVLDGQGRVNATVFYYTMDDQQLTAVGGGANFNRLLNADKTTGYGFEIDSEWVLTDELNATFNLSYNKTELKDKDLAVAVCAQCTVTDPTFQVPGAFGPEDRAILDGNSLPHAPEWISNITLRYTKELAEGDFFAYADVSYRSEIDFFLYESVEFEGKPLTEVGLRAGYAWAQGDYEYEVSAFVRNMFDEQQAIGGVDFNNNTAMVNEERYIGAEFKVNFF, from the coding sequence ATGAAAGCAATGAAAAGATCTACGTTAGCAACCCTTATCAATGCAACGTTGTTCTCTGCCGTAGCAGGTACGTCAATTTCAGCCGTAGCTGCTGAGCAAGAAACTACTGCTAAGAAGAACCAACTAGAAGTTATTCAAGTTACTGCTCGTAAACGAGTAGAAAACGCTCAAGAAGTGCCTGTTGCTGTTTCAGCCCTGCAAGGCGATAGCTTAGATGCTTACAGCTCAGCTGGTATGGATATTCGTTTTATGAATGCGAAAATCCCAAGTTTATCTATTGAATCTTCATTTGGCCGTTCATTCCCACGCTTTTATGTACGTGGCCTTGGTAACACTGATTTCGATTTGAATGCTTCGCAACCAGTGTCGCTTGTGGTTGATGAAATTGTACAAGAAAACGCAATCTTAAAAGGTTTCCCTGTATTTGACGTAGCACGTGTTGAAGTGCTTCGTGGTCCTCAAGGTACATTATTTGGTCGTAATACACCGGCTGGTCTAGTTAAATTTGATACCGTAAAACCAAGCCAAGAATTTGAAGGCTATGGCTCTGTATCTTACGGTAGTCGTGGTGCTGTTGACTTTGAAGGTGCTGTTGGTGGTTCATTAACAGATCGTTTATCAACACGTGTTTCAGTACTTTGGCAAGATAAAGACGATTACATTGATATTCGTGCACCAGGTTTTGAGCAAAAAGATGCCTTAGGTGGCTACACTGAACAAGCAGCCCGTATTCAATTTTTATATGAAGGTGACGATTTCACTGGATTATTTAATTACCATGTTCGTGATTTAGATGGCTCTCCAATTGCCTTTCGTGCTAACACTATCAAACCTGGTACTAACGATTTAGTTGATGGTTTTGAAAATGACGTGGTGTATCACGATGCCGCATCTCGTGCGACGCAGCAAGTGGAATCGCAAGGTGCAAGCCTTAAGCTTGAGTGGGACTTAGCTAATCATACAGTAACGTCAATTTCTGGTTGGGAAAGTGCAGAAATTTACTCTCGTGCTGACATCGATGGTGGCTACGGTGGGTTCTCTATCAATGATGTTCCAGTTGCAATGGGCCCTGGCTTTATTCCTTTCTCTTCAGAAAGTGCTGATGGTATTCCAGATCAAGACCAATACACGCAAGAACTTCGCTTATCAAGCAACTTTGCCGGTGACGTAAATTACCAGGTGGGTGTTTTTTACTTCGACGAAGCATTAACGATTGAAAACTTTAGCTATGATACAGCCAATAATGGCGTATTAAACGGTTTTGTTAGTCAGCAGCAAGATACTAAAGCATGGGCTGTATTCGGCTCAGTTGATTACACCATTACTGATGACTTGAAAGTAACCGCGGGCCTTCGTTATTCAGACGATGAGAAAGAATTCTCAGCAAATCGTACGCTTAGCCCTGTAGGTGGTGCTGCTACTTACATTGAAAAAAATGTTAGCGATGATCACGTAAGCTGGGATTTATCAGCTAACTACAAAATCAACGATGACGTAAACTGGTATGGTCGTATTGCTAACAGTTTCCGTGCACCAAGTCTTCAGGGTCGTATCTTATTTGGTGATGAAGTAACCGTTGCTGATTCAGAAACTGTTACGTCATACGAGACAGGTATTAAATCTGATGTGTTAGATGGCCAAGGCCGTGTAAATGCAACCGTATTTTATTACACTATGGATGACCAACAGCTAACTGCTGTAGGTGGTGGTGCTAACTTTAACCGCCTATTAAATGCTGATAAAACAACTGGCTACGGTTTCGAAATTGATTCTGAGTGGGTGTTAACGGATGAGCTAAATGCAACGTTTAATTTAAGCTACAACAAAACAGAGCTTAAAGACAAAGATTTAGCCGTTGCAGTGTGTGCACAGTGTACTGTTACTGATCCTACCTTCCAAGTACCAGGTGCATTTGGTCCTGAAGATCGTGCTATTTTAGATGGTAACAGCTTACCGCATGCTCCAGAGTGGATCTCTAACATCACACTTCGTTACACTAAAGAACTCGCTGAAGGTGATTTCTTTGCTTACGCTGATGTGTCGTACCGCAGTGAAATTGACTTTTTCTTATATGAATCAGTTGAGTTTGAAGGTAAGCCACTAACTGAAGTTGGTCTACGTGCCGGTTATGCATGGGCACAAGGCGATTACGAATATGAAGTATCAGCATTCGTGCGTAATATGTTTGACGAGCAGCAAGCAATTGGTGGTGTTGATTTTAATAACAATACAGCCATGGTTAACGAAGAGCGTTATATTGGCGCTGAATTTAAAGTTAACTTTTTCTAA
- a CDS encoding mechanosensitive ion channel family protein, translated as MNLEQINHILAFVLFSYNDIHITVAKVIQVPLILFTMWVVVTQIGKLIKKSLLARKMSPDAVHLFTRFYFILSIAILLFTSLEVLNIPLTAFAFVSGAIAIGVGFGAQNIINNFISGWILMWERPIRIGDFLEVGTAKGVVETINTRSTRIRRNDGVHMLIPNSQLLENTVTNWTLIDGNARSSVSVGVAYGSDVLLVKKLIQQVLDEHEAILATPQSTVLFDDFADSSLVFNAIFWVCAESETRLRQVRSDIRFSIYEVFEQHDVVIAFPQRDIHIDGEIVLKRSLVKK; from the coding sequence ATGAACTTAGAACAAATTAATCACATTCTCGCCTTCGTATTGTTTAGCTACAACGACATTCACATTACCGTGGCAAAAGTAATTCAAGTACCCCTAATTTTGTTTACTATGTGGGTTGTGGTGACTCAGATTGGCAAGTTAATTAAAAAGTCATTACTTGCACGAAAAATGAGCCCAGATGCAGTGCATTTATTCACGCGTTTTTATTTCATTTTAAGTATTGCGATTTTACTTTTTACCTCCCTTGAGGTGCTCAACATTCCACTAACCGCATTTGCCTTTGTATCGGGTGCCATTGCCATCGGTGTGGGGTTCGGTGCACAAAATATTATTAATAACTTTATTAGTGGCTGGATATTAATGTGGGAGCGGCCAATCCGTATTGGCGACTTTTTAGAGGTTGGCACTGCAAAAGGGGTGGTTGAAACCATTAATACTCGCTCTACTCGTATTCGCAGGAACGACGGTGTTCATATGCTAATACCCAATAGCCAGTTATTAGAAAACACAGTTACCAACTGGACGCTTATTGACGGTAATGCGCGCTCATCTGTGAGCGTAGGCGTAGCTTATGGCTCTGATGTGTTATTAGTTAAAAAGTTAATTCAGCAAGTATTAGATGAGCATGAGGCAATACTGGCAACGCCTCAATCAACCGTATTGTTTGATGATTTTGCAGATAGCTCGTTAGTTTTTAATGCTATTTTTTGGGTCTGCGCTGAATCAGAAACTCGATTAAGACAAGTCCGCAGTGATATTCGTTTTAGTATTTATGAAGTGTTTGAACAACACGATGTGGTGATTGCATTCCCGCAGCGAGATATTCATATTGATGGTGAAATTGTTCTTAAACGCTCATTAGTGAAAAAGTAG
- a CDS encoding M3 family metallopeptidase encodes MRKTLIATTIASALLLSACSSESTQETKQQSTAQVQDINASNVLFKPSPLQYMAPEFDKFGTTEYEAAFDAGIAQHNAEILAIANNPEPATFENTLVEMELAGELLNRASAAFYNLSGLISNDEYQRIDKKMAPVFSAHSDDIYLNGALFERVQTVYDSKDKLSAEDQRLVDFYYKQFVKAGAKLNDAEKAKMREINAELAKLSTEFSQNVLKSFKEDVILVTDKSKLAGLSEGEIAGLAAAAKKAGKDGYMITLVNTTQQPILSSLENRELREQIFKASTNRAAKTNGPIIIKETNLRAQKAELLGFKDWASYVMTSRMAQTTDNVYGILDDLAPKAVEKAQAEAKAIQKVINDSGESFELKPWDWSFYAEKVRAEKYDLDPALVKPYFEMQSVIHNGLFFAMEKLYGITFKERKDLPLYHEDVMAFEVFNADGSAIGLFYMDPYAREGKRGGAWMSAYVSQSGLKGTKPVIYNAQNIPKPAEGEPTLMTFDEVSTMFHEFGHAAHGLFSDVKYPSLAGTATARDFVEFPSQAHEDWMIEPSVLANYAKHYKTGEPIPQALLDKVLESQKFNQGFGTTEYLAAALLDMEWHSFGSDKKVTDVQQFESEALKAHGIDYYPVPPRYKSNYFSHTFAGGYSAGYYAYLWTEVFAADAFAHMENNGGLTRENGDKFRKEILSKGNSRDLMQSYIEFRGQKPTTDALLKRRGLVD; translated from the coding sequence ATGCGTAAAACACTGATCGCCACTACGATTGCTAGTGCACTTTTATTATCTGCCTGTTCTTCTGAAAGCACCCAAGAAACAAAACAACAAAGCACAGCACAAGTGCAAGATATCAACGCAAGCAATGTATTATTTAAACCAAGCCCATTGCAATACATGGCTCCTGAGTTTGATAAGTTTGGTACTACTGAATACGAAGCTGCATTTGATGCAGGTATTGCACAACATAATGCAGAAATTTTGGCAATTGCCAATAATCCAGAACCAGCTACTTTTGAAAATACCTTGGTAGAAATGGAGCTTGCTGGTGAACTATTAAACCGCGCATCAGCTGCATTCTACAACTTATCAGGTCTTATCTCTAACGATGAGTACCAACGCATTGATAAAAAAATGGCGCCTGTGTTCTCAGCACACTCTGATGACATTTACCTAAATGGTGCATTATTCGAACGTGTACAAACAGTATACGACAGCAAAGATAAGTTAAGCGCTGAAGATCAACGTCTTGTTGATTTTTACTACAAACAATTTGTTAAAGCCGGTGCTAAATTAAACGATGCTGAAAAAGCAAAAATGCGTGAAATTAACGCTGAGCTTGCAAAGTTATCAACAGAGTTTTCTCAAAACGTATTAAAATCGTTTAAAGAAGACGTCATTTTAGTAACAGATAAAAGCAAACTAGCTGGTTTATCTGAAGGTGAAATTGCAGGTCTTGCAGCAGCTGCTAAAAAAGCAGGCAAAGATGGCTACATGATCACCCTAGTGAACACCACACAACAGCCTATTTTATCTAGCCTTGAAAACCGTGAACTGCGTGAGCAGATTTTTAAAGCATCAACCAACCGTGCAGCTAAAACCAACGGCCCTATCATTATTAAAGAAACTAACCTACGTGCACAAAAAGCAGAACTGTTAGGCTTTAAAGATTGGGCTTCGTATGTAATGACTTCACGCATGGCTCAAACCACTGATAACGTGTACGGTATTTTAGATGACCTAGCGCCAAAAGCAGTTGAAAAAGCGCAAGCAGAAGCAAAAGCGATTCAAAAAGTAATTAACGATTCTGGTGAAAGTTTTGAACTAAAACCATGGGATTGGTCTTTCTATGCAGAAAAAGTGCGTGCTGAAAAATACGACCTAGATCCAGCCTTAGTTAAGCCTTACTTTGAAATGCAATCGGTTATTCATAACGGTTTATTCTTTGCAATGGAAAAACTTTACGGCATTACATTCAAAGAGCGTAAAGACCTACCGCTTTATCACGAAGACGTCATGGCGTTTGAAGTATTTAATGCTGATGGCAGCGCAATAGGCTTATTTTACATGGACCCATATGCACGTGAAGGTAAACGTGGCGGTGCATGGATGAGTGCATACGTAAGCCAAAGCGGCTTAAAAGGCACAAAACCGGTTATTTATAATGCACAAAATATTCCAAAGCCAGCAGAAGGCGAGCCAACGTTAATGACGTTTGACGAAGTGTCAACTATGTTCCATGAGTTTGGTCATGCAGCACACGGTTTATTCTCTGACGTTAAATACCCAAGCCTAGCAGGTACTGCTACAGCGCGTGATTTTGTTGAATTTCCATCACAAGCACATGAAGACTGGATGATTGAGCCAAGTGTATTAGCTAACTACGCTAAGCATTACAAAACAGGTGAGCCAATTCCTCAAGCACTACTTGATAAAGTACTTGAGTCGCAAAAGTTCAACCAAGGTTTTGGTACCACTGAATATTTAGCTGCAGCACTACTGGATATGGAATGGCACTCATTTGGTTCTGACAAAAAAGTAACTGATGTACAACAGTTTGAAAGTGAAGCGTTAAAGGCACACGGTATTGATTACTACCCTGTACCACCTCGTTATAAATCAAACTACTTTAGCCATACGTTTGCAGGTGGTTACTCAGCGGGTTACTACGCTTACCTGTGGACTGAAGTATTTGCAGCCGATGCGTTTGCTCACATGGAAAACAACGGTGGCTTAACGCGCGAAAATGGCGATAAGTTCCGTAAAGAGATCCTATCAAAAGGTAATAGCCGTGACTTAATGCAAAGCTACATCGAGTTTAGAGGCCAAAAACCAACGACTGATGCATTACTTAAGCGCCGTGGTTTAGTTGATTAA
- a CDS encoding carboxylate/amino acid/amine transporter, whose protein sequence is MGYLFAVTLLWAFSFSLIGVYLAGQVDAWFSVLIRVALAALVFLPFLKKIPTPLAFKLMLIGALQLGVMYGFYYHSFLFLSVPEVLLFTVMTPLYITLLNDALNKQFNPQFFIVAFIAVLGAITIRYENLDSNFLVGLLLVQGANISFAIGQVTYKRLMLNKQLDDKTVFGWFFIGALIVASACYALFGDLNKLPSTSTQWGILIYLGIVASGLGYFMWNKGATLVNVGALAVMNNLLIPAGIIVNVLIWNRDADLLRLTIGAGVMLSALVVNQIMAKSAN, encoded by the coding sequence ATGGGCTATTTATTTGCAGTTACCCTTCTTTGGGCGTTTTCGTTTAGTTTAATTGGTGTGTATTTAGCTGGCCAAGTTGATGCGTGGTTTAGTGTGCTAATTCGTGTGGCTTTAGCAGCGTTAGTATTTTTGCCTTTTTTAAAGAAAATCCCTACCCCACTTGCGTTTAAACTCATGCTGATAGGCGCACTGCAACTGGGGGTTATGTATGGCTTTTATTACCACTCATTTTTGTTTTTAAGTGTGCCAGAAGTGCTGTTATTTACTGTAATGACCCCGCTTTACATTACGCTTTTAAACGATGCGCTAAATAAACAGTTTAATCCGCAGTTTTTTATCGTCGCGTTTATTGCCGTGTTAGGGGCTATTACCATTCGTTATGAAAACTTAGACAGCAACTTTTTAGTCGGATTACTACTGGTTCAAGGCGCTAATATTAGCTTTGCTATCGGCCAAGTAACCTACAAGCGATTAATGCTTAATAAACAACTCGATGATAAAACCGTATTTGGTTGGTTTTTTATTGGCGCACTAATTGTTGCAAGCGCCTGTTACGCCTTATTTGGTGATCTTAACAAATTACCAAGTACCTCAACTCAATGGGGCATACTGATTTATTTAGGCATTGTGGCCTCCGGTTTAGGCTACTTTATGTGGAATAAAGGCGCGACGCTTGTTAATGTTGGCGCGCTGGCGGTGATGAACAACTTGCTTATTCCTGCCGGTATTATTGTTAATGTACTTATTTGGAATAGAGACGCAGACCTACTTAGATTAACTATTGGCGCGGGAGTGATGCTGTCTGCCTTAGTGGTAAACCAAATAATGGCTAAATCAGCAAATTAA
- a CDS encoding glycerophosphodiester phosphodiesterase family protein: MKRIPFLTTFLLLSSLAGCDDDVKIVEKEVVVTNTDVEIVEVPTPVIVEVAQGTNTQLGTRPDYLIDDMADSALKTQLESCKEGPFYRTDFSIGHRGAPMQYPEHTQESYLAAARMGAGIVECDVTFTNDKELVCRHSQCDLHTTTNILAIPELAAKCSEPFTPANSNSGTPASAKCCTSDISLAEFLTLEGKMDGANTSATNVSDYMKGTPSWRTDLYATSGTLMTHKQSIALFKQLGVKMTPELKSPQVSMPFNGMTQAQYAQKMLDEYTQMEVPASRVFPQSFNLADVQYWINTNPEFAAQSVYLDGRDSDAGFDPNNPDTWQPSMASLFNDGVKIIAPPIWMLLTIDNESNIVPSQYAIDAKAAGLNIIAWSLERSGPLNNGGGYYYQSISDVIDNDGDMMAVVDVLAKEVGVIGIFSDWPATVSYYASCNKMPASI, translated from the coding sequence ATGAAGCGCATACCTTTTCTAACAACTTTTTTATTATTAAGCTCACTCGCTGGCTGTGATGACGATGTAAAAATAGTCGAAAAAGAAGTGGTTGTTACCAACACTGACGTTGAAATTGTTGAAGTACCTACCCCTGTTATTGTTGAAGTAGCTCAAGGCACCAATACGCAACTAGGTACTCGCCCCGACTACTTAATTGACGATATGGCTGACAGCGCACTAAAAACACAATTAGAATCGTGTAAAGAAGGCCCTTTTTATCGTACTGATTTTTCAATTGGTCACCGTGGTGCCCCCATGCAATACCCAGAGCACACACAAGAGTCTTACTTAGCGGCTGCTCGTATGGGCGCTGGTATTGTCGAATGCGATGTAACCTTTACCAATGATAAAGAGCTAGTATGCCGCCATTCTCAGTGCGACTTGCACACCACCACTAATATTTTAGCTATTCCAGAACTTGCGGCTAAATGCAGTGAGCCATTTACTCCAGCAAACTCTAACAGTGGCACGCCTGCTTCAGCTAAATGTTGTACCAGTGATATTAGCTTGGCAGAGTTTTTAACCCTTGAGGGTAAAATGGATGGCGCAAACACCAGTGCCACCAATGTTAGCGATTACATGAAAGGTACACCAAGTTGGCGCACTGACTTATACGCCACCTCAGGTACTCTCATGACCCATAAACAAAGTATTGCACTATTTAAACAGCTCGGAGTAAAAATGACCCCAGAGCTTAAATCACCTCAAGTGAGTATGCCCTTTAACGGTATGACCCAAGCGCAATACGCACAAAAAATGCTAGATGAATACACGCAAATGGAGGTACCCGCTTCGCGTGTTTTTCCGCAATCATTTAATTTAGCTGACGTACAATATTGGATTAATACTAACCCTGAATTTGCAGCGCAAAGCGTTTATTTAGATGGCCGAGACAGCGATGCAGGGTTTGATCCTAACAATCCCGACACATGGCAACCTAGTATGGCTTCGCTTTTTAATGACGGTGTTAAAATTATTGCTCCACCCATTTGGATGCTATTAACCATAGATAATGAAAGTAATATAGTGCCATCACAGTACGCTATTGATGCTAAAGCCGCAGGGCTTAATATTATTGCATGGAGTCTTGAACGTTCAGGACCGCTGAATAATGGAGGCGGATACTATTACCAGTCAATTAGTGATGTTATAGATAACGATGGTGACATGATGGCCGTGGTTGATGTACTTGCAAAAGAGGTTGGTGTAATCGGTATATTTTCTGATTGGCCAGCTACGGTTAGCTATTACGCAAGTTGCAATAAAATGCCTGCAAGTATTTAA
- a CDS encoding dienelactone hydrolase family protein, with translation MIIQHHNADLPTPTGLMRTTIYRPQTSGQYPAIIFYSEIFQQTAPIARSAAILASHGFVVLVPEVFHELNPIGTVLAYDDEGKDKGNNDKWAKPLEHHDSDTQSLIDFVKRQSYCSGNVGAMGVCIGGHLAYRAALNPLIKAAFCLYATDIHSNTLPAQPGNNSFERMADILGEIHFIWGKQDPHVPQDGRDKIYQQAVRTDINYQWQEVNAQHAFMRDEGERYDAALAIAMYQQAVALFNRALALTHT, from the coding sequence ATGATCATTCAACACCATAACGCTGACTTACCAACGCCTACAGGGTTAATGCGAACCACTATTTACCGCCCACAAACATCGGGGCAATACCCTGCCATTATTTTTTATTCTGAAATTTTCCAGCAAACGGCACCTATTGCCCGCAGTGCAGCTATTTTAGCCAGTCATGGTTTTGTGGTACTTGTGCCAGAAGTGTTTCATGAGCTTAACCCTATCGGAACTGTGCTGGCTTATGATGACGAAGGTAAAGATAAAGGTAATAACGATAAATGGGCTAAACCTTTAGAGCATCATGATAGCGACACACAAAGCCTTATCGACTTTGTAAAACGCCAAAGTTATTGTTCAGGAAATGTTGGGGCTATGGGAGTGTGTATTGGTGGGCATTTAGCTTACAGAGCCGCATTAAACCCACTCATAAAAGCTGCATTTTGTTTATACGCCACCGATATACACAGTAATACACTGCCCGCACAACCCGGTAATAACTCATTTGAACGCATGGCCGACATACTCGGTGAAATTCATTTTATTTGGGGTAAACAAGACCCTCATGTACCACAAGATGGCCGAGACAAAATATACCAACAAGCTGTTCGTACTGACATAAATTACCAATGGCAAGAAGTTAACGCGCAACATGCCTTTATGCGTGATGAAGGCGAGCGCTACGATGCAGCTCTTGCCATAGCAATGTATCAACAAGCTGTTGCCTTATTTAACCGAGCGCTAGCCCTTACGCATACCTAA